DNA from Alnus glutinosa chromosome 2, dhAlnGlut1.1, whole genome shotgun sequence:
attccaggaagattctCCGCAGTTTCCAACTCATCAAAGGTCGAATCCCTTGTTTCCATCCTGACGGACCATAGACATATTCGGATGCCCATATGTGTTTGAGAAGAATCTAGAGTCCTTTGCAGACTCagattgggaagacagcttgcaaccgtcaggacgctagggcaacatcatcCGAACgcggccttaataaggaaactcGTGAAGCGCGTTATAGAAGGCGGTTGCAGTTCTCCGTCCAGACACTATCAGCTACTGTCTGAACGTGGCCTAGAGAAATTCGAATCAGACTTGATTTAGGTcttgtaaagcctataaatagaggcctctaggcatgtattatttacagaattcagtattgaattctcttgagCTTAAAGGgagtgtttaggtagaaattgtgaagatctgctagctctctaagagttgtccattgtataatttgatattctaaagtctagcttagggaggagctctaagctaaaggattccattgaagaccccttcaggtaggagacctgattgggaagcgttcacgtatagttacgtgttagagtgcaaggtacgtgagtgttactgctttgttactagctttgttttttaaatagtggatatcctaggtttggctgccccagagtggtttttctcttaattgagtttccacttcatcaacaaaatttttgtatcctttaaattccgcatttaatattttgtcgCACACTTGaacacacacacatgataaattaggagtcttattatttttcagatagcaagtgggtgagcccCACCCAAGTGGTTCGAAAGAAGTCCATCATCACATTGGTAGAGAACTCAGCTGGTGAATTGATCCCATAGCGCACAACCACGAGATGGCGCATATGCATTGACTACCGAAAGCTCAACTCCCATACTTTGAAGGATCACTTTCTGCTCCCATTCATTTATTAGATCCTAGAGTGTCTTGCTAGCTAGAGCTATACTGTTTCCTAGATGGGTACTCCAGGTATAATCAAGTGGCGGTTGATCcccaagaccaagagaagacaaCCTTCACCTGCCCCTTTGGCACCTTCGATTATAGATGCATGCCCTTTTGATTATGCAATGCTTCTGCCACTTTTCAGCGACGTATAATGTCGATCTTCTTAGACATGGTGGAAAAAATTTCTataggtatttatggatgatttaTCTGTTTTTGGTTCCTCCTTTGATAGATGCCTCATAATCCCTATAAAttggcctctaaacattgaagacaaaGACACAAGGTTTGGGAAGGATCAAAGGCTACTTCAATAAGggttttctctagttttcttcattttttttttcctttttctttgctactttcttatgaggatgattttcaTCCGAATTATGTGTAGCTAATACTTTATTTAcagctcgattgaagccctaatcatgtctctttaaagtttcaatttgccttgctaccATTCATATactgatgcttaacttgattatttccaaTTTTATTGAATTCCTTACATGTAtgtgcttgatcatcatatgcttGTGGTATAGATTTGTTatccgagtcctgggcataatagagtaatgaaaaaACCCCATCATAGGTTCTTGGATTAGTCAACATGGAGAATCGAAAGTAGATGTCATGCTCTAGGCTGCATGTGTTTGTCGATCTCCATAGTTTTATGCTTCttaaagaacaacttagtagctgccatgctaaatcctttgagaaataagagaattagagTAGATGCAATGCCTAATAATTCGTTGCTTAAGGAGATCAATAGCCTAAGGAGTAGATGCCATGCCCTTAGGTTGACAAACATTAagtatcatgttatgattgtagtattgtgcatgttgtgattcttaattgagtatgattagcagtggatatcgaagccctatcttttcttcttattatttccaatcaatattttatctcatctcattcaagatatttatttaggaaattatctttaagcataatttatatcaatcctcgtgggaatgatctcgtactTGCTTTTTagactattgttttgatcttgtgcacttacAAATAAAACATAcaattatttacctatttaGTTAGGTAGATATTTGAACAACAAGTTTTGGTGCCGTTGTcggggattgtgttaaattgtgtttttaaagtttttccttttatcttagttatttgtgtttatgttcatctaaaaaaaaaaaaaaattctaatatgTTTTTCTAGATTTTCTACAAAATTTAGATTCTAGTCTTGCGATCGAGCGCACTAGCCATATATGCTTGAGTGCAACTAGGATCAAGCGTAATAGTAACTAGGATTAATCGCACCTCTTTCAGACAACAGCACTAAAGTTGTTGTCCACTACTACAATattttctgcctatgcaaggtCATCGATCTCAGAATTTTGACATCATTCCATACGATCTAGAGACAAAGAGACAACCTCGAAGACAAAGAAACAACTCCGAAacagaaaatatatttgaagTTGAGATAAAGATGGCAAAAGCACGTGTAGAGAATCCGCTCGAGCGAAAGCCAATGAAGAGTTCCTTCATACCACAAAATCTAAACCAGCTATCGTGCATTGCTTTCCAGCGAAATGTGCAAAGCAATTTTAATTTGTCTCCTCACTTGCTCAATATTGTTCCACACTAGAGAGGTACACCTACAAAGGATCCTTATCTACATATTCATGATTTCTTTGACCTTTGCAAACACAAAACATCCATGGCTTAAACACAGAAGAATCAGGTtaattctctttccttttttattgaaagataatgctaagcTATGGTTGAATTCATTGGCTGCAGGGTCTATTCACAATTGGGAGGAGTTGGCCAcaaagtttttgaaaaagttcttTCGAGCCCAAAGGACTAGCCAATTGAGGACAAAGATttaaaccttccaacaaaaagatggaaaCCTATTCCTTAAGGTGTGGGAGCACTTCAATGAGCTGCATCATAACCTATCTCAAGATGATTAGGTACAAGCCTTTTATAAAGGTTTAaatgattctaacaaaagtcttgtagattcagcttgtggaggCGTGCTAATGGAGAAGAATAGTGATGAGGCCATAGAACTCTTTGAGACTTTAAGTGAGAACTTCAAACAATTCTCATCCTGAGGGAGGCAAGGAATCAAAGGAAATGGCGTATATAAAGTGAATATAAATGGCGAAGTTTAAAATTAGATGGCTACtgatgttgtcttttgtttaccaaaatatatcaataataaataaccactcgcaataggacgaatccttgtaggataaggctatagagagggtgttgaacctcaaggactgcaggggtattgctatcaagtttgtgaagattaaaaataagtaaagaaaagattgttgaacttgtaattaactaaagtgcataaaataaatgtaaaagagaattgaaatataagggagagaaagagtagagtattgacttcaccgctatccgcacatcaatggttaatcatatttaattagagaaattcattctatacATGCTATACATAAACAAGAAGTTatcatattaaagaataagtataatccatcttcagttggcacgAACCAttcacctaaccactaagacgcgatacgacccgtcttccctaggcatgaattagctatgtctttaataggatacatacaatcaatggaaaagtataacccatctttggttggtacgaatcgtctacctaaattacactaaactagggtgtagtacgattcatcttccctaggcatggcctatctaatcctcttgatcatatgtcaattaaactcattgtataatcattattctcataatcacagaaaataagaatgatttgagttcaataaaggtaaaaagatttctaagacaagagaagaattctaccaatattgattatgaattgaagaacaattgcattaaaagatgaagaacaatatcaaattgtagcaattctcataattatacaaccaacatgcataaactaaaattatctaaattaaaatacaatcaaaccaatgtgcttggatagggctacatcaataccctacaaaggtttttagccgctcatgacgttgctgcaatggcctcctgccatgattacttctcttcaactcttcaagccttcaagaagtttttctctaaatttgctctaggtaacagtgtgtctttcttcaatattagaggcctatttatagagtttaggagaggcctagaagctcttctaattacataaaaatagtctcttgagtcttcttgtccaagtaggagattgaaacttcaatccaagtaggaaaaggattccagattcgtccagaattgcggtaTTTTATTGCGGAGCAATTTTGGTAtagtaaacgtctgaattagggaaaagctatttctgacatatttgttgcattttttattagctttctaatgcaatcaatttcattgaaatcCAATATCTGAGAAAAACGTTATAATCAAAATACTGTGACatgtgcaaaatccaaatttgaatccaatccgattttaactcttagtggagaaattccaatttaatccttcacttgacttgattaaacttaaccccatcatataggtcttctattatgattggttaagcttaaacatatcttctaagtcttctcaaagtgtgcctTAAGccaaaaatcaatggaattaattgcatctttatttaaaacctgaaaacaataaaataacacaaaatcaaacaaataacaatgtcaagaaattaacatatgcaagttaaggggcttgaatgttcaacattcaatgcttatcagCTACCATAGAGAGGAAGCTAGATATACTAGTGAAAGCcatgactactcataacatctctcccattcaacagattgcaCAAGTTGAGGTATGTGCTAAATGGGCCAGAAGAACTATCCTCCAAAAAATAATCAATACTCTAACACTTATATTGCAAGGTGGCAAAACCACCCCAATCTTTCATGGAGTAATAATCAGAATGTGCAGAATCCACaagggcagcaaagaaatttccagTAAGGAATTAACTATCAAGCTCTACCACAAGCAGTCCAATAAAATTCAGAGctaaagaagaatgacctcgaaGGTCCTATACTTCAATTTTTGATTGCACAACAAGAAACCAATGCTCAGACTAGTCAAACTATTCAAAGATTATAGGGCACTACAAGTCAGGCTATTCAAAGACTAGAAGCACAAGTGGGGCAGATGGCCAAAGAACTAATCAAGAGAAAGAAGGGCAAATTTTCATCCCAAACAATACCCAATCCAAGAGATCATGAGCAACTCATTCCTGTGACAACCCTCATAAGTGAGAAGACCATTGACAACAAGGTCGGAACTAGTCAAatctaaatattaaagaaattcTTCAAATTTGCCTCCTCACCCGGAGCCTTGTCCCTCATAAGGTTGATCGTCGTCATCAAGTGTGCCAGCATAGCCCTGTTGGATTCCCATTCTCTCTGCTCCTCTCTGAAGGTGGTGACGTGGGCATCTAAGGCAACACGTAGTGAGTGCAACTCGCTAAACAGCTGGGTTGCCCATGAAGGCTTATCCTATTCCTGAGGTGGCTGTTAGGGTGTTGTTGCTCCGTCGAACGGCTGCTCAACTACAGCTATTGGATTTTCCTCCCTTTGCAGTTGTACTGCTACCTTAGTCAAGTGACACATGCTCATGCTGATAAAGCATTTGTTGAAGGCTCCCAATGGCTTCTAGATATCTCCCCCATGTAAGGCTTGTACACCGACCATCCTTGCTATACTCATGATCAATCCTCCAAACGGCAAGTCGATGTTGGTCACtatccttgctttcctcgacATCACCAATTACACCAAAATGGTGCAGACTACCACCATTGCTGAGAGAAGGATCAAAAAGGCGGTTGTTAACTATGTGAATATGAAGCGGTCAATGTCATCTGGAgcacctcctcctccaccttCGTCAAAGTGACAGTCTATTAGCAGCAGTTCCGAATCCTTCGGCAGAAGGAATGCCTCAGAGAACTGAGCTAGCTACAGTTTACTCAGTGTAGCAAGTGTGGAAGACGGCATCCAATAGTAGATTGGGTTAAGGTGTATGTTTCAGGTGTGGCAAGCCAAGCCACAATGTTAGAAATTGCTCTACAACGGCTGCAAGGAGCCAAGGGACTCAAGCAAGCAACAATCAGCCAAGGCAACCTACTCAAGCAAGAGTGTACTCACTCACATCAGGAAATGTTGAAGCTGAAGCAAACGCCACCAACGTAGTCACAGGTATaattcctttgtttggtagTGTAGCTTGCATCTTGTTTGATTCGGGTGCTACCCATTCCTTTATTTCGTCAAATTATATAAAGATGTGTAAGTTGAGCACTGAGCCCTTAGATCAGAACATATGCGTGGCCACTTCGGTTGGTGACGCAGTTACTTGTTGGAAATGTGTGGACAACTGTCCTATTGTCATAGAAGGGAAGACTTTGCCACCGAAGCTAGCTGTATTTAGCATGCTaagcatttatgtcatttttgggAATGGATTGGCAATCAAATTATGGAGCAAACATAGATTGCCGCAAGAAGAAGGTGATATTCCGACTTCATGGCctagaagaattcaagttctgCGTGTGCAATCTACTTCACCATTTCTATCTAATGTTCAAGCCATAAAGAGTGTCAAAGAGGGTGCACAAGCATATTTGGCTTATGTCCAAGCCAAGCCTGAAGTCAAGTTGAAGTTGGAAGACATTTTGATAGTATACAACTATTCGGATGTTTTCTCAAAAGTCACGGGATTGCCTCCGGATCGAAAAATTGAGTTCACCGTCGATTTGGTACCGGGAACTCAGCCTATTCATAAGGCACCGTACAGTAAGGCTCCGACAAAGTTAAGAGAGTTGAAAGAGCAACTTCAAGAGTTGCTTGATCGGGGTTTTATTTGCCCAAGTGTGTCACCGTGGGGTGCACTTGTGCTATTTGTAAAGAAGAATGACGATTCTATGCGACTGTGCATAGATTACCGCGACTAAACAGGGTAACAATCAAAAACAAGTATCCCTTACCATTGTTCGATCAACTCAAGGGAGCTTTGGTGTTCTCGAAGATAGATCTTCTTTCGGGATACCATCAACTCGAAGTTCAAGAAAAGATGCTCCAAAGACAGCGATCTGAACTCGGTATGGCCATTACGAATTCTTGGTGATGCCATTCGGATTGACTAATGCACCGTCGGTATTCATGGATTAATGAATAAGGTATTCCATGAATACCTGGATTCTTTTGTGGTGGTGTTTATTGATGACATATTAGTCTACTCTGTAAATCATATTGAACACGAAGAGCACTTAAAGACAATGATGGAGAAGCTAAGGGAGAATGGGTCCTTAGGGATAATGCATAACCCTACAATATAGAGCGTAATGGTATAGATGGTCAGAGGGTATATAGTGAAATATGAATCcttttcaataaaaatgaaagatttcttttctttttcacagaGTTTTGAcaatacaaaaacaaatatttacttCAGAAAAAGAGCTTTGGCTCAAATGTTTTTAATTGATTGGGTATATGCtctttatatacatatataaggggtgggggggggggggggggggggggatgtaCATACACTtacctgt
Protein-coding regions in this window:
- the LOC133860325 gene encoding uncharacterized protein LOC133860325: MINPPNGKSMLVTILAFLDITNYTKMVQTTTIAERRIKKAVVNYVNMKRSMSSGAPPPPPSSKCGKPSHNVRNCSTTAARSQGTQASNNQPRQPTQARVYSLTSGNVEAEANATNVVTGIIPLFGSVACILFDSGATHSFISSNYIKMCKLSTEPLDQNICVATSVGDAVTCWKCVDNCPIVIEGKTLPPKLAVFSMLSIYVIFGNGLAIKLWSKHRLPQEEGDIPTSWPRRIQVLRVQSTSPFLSNVQAIKSVKEGAQAYLAYVQAKPEVKLKLEDILIVYNYSDVFSKVTGLPPDRKIEFTVDLVPGTQPIHKAPYSKAPTKLRELKEQLQELLDRGFICPSVSPWGALVLFVKKNDDSMRLCIDYRD